The genomic interval TGGAGTTTCAATGACTTAAAAGAAGAGGTTTTCAGGCGTTTCAATGTAGAAAATAATGTGGGTAAAGTTGATATAAAATACCTGGATGACGATGCTGAATGGGTGCTTTTGACATGCGACGCCGATCTTGATGAATGTGTTGACATACACAGATCATCCAATATCAGAACCATAAAAATTACAGTCATTAATAAAGCTTATAACCAAAGTCTTGGAAGTTCATTTGGTAGCAATAAATAGTGGCTTTTACACAAACTATCCTATTTTCCAAGCAGTGGGATTTGGCCTTTGGGGATTGTTCCACAACCATAGAGTCTTAGTTTTATTAGACCATTGGTGGTGAGATACAAAACTAGTGTGTTAATTGATCTCTTAGACTTGTGTGACTAAGACAATATGTAGGAAAAAAGCCAAATAAAAACATTGGCACTCAATGTTTGATCAGCGTCGTTACATCTTTTCTCTGTATATTTGCGTTGAATGAAATTATAGGTGCAAGGGAGTCCCTCCATGCTCTATAGATTGCATATGATATCGTCGTTATCAACGTCATATTTTTTTACTTTTCGTTGTTATTCCATCTCTTGTTTTCTCAGGGATCATTTGTGAGTCCTTAGTTCTGGATGAGGAGTTGAATCAATTTTTGTTGCGACCATAGATTATGTAACGAACTTACGATTAATAGTTTAAACTTAAGTTGTAATCAGTAGAGGTTTGTGTTAGTTAGCTGAAGATTTCATGATTTCAAGTTAGAGAAAAGAAGTTGTGAATTTGGTTATGTATGTAATTTCTAAACTAGGGCCAAACCAAGCATGCACATGAACCAAACCGTAAAGTGTGGTTTGATTTTTATTTGAACAGTTCTCTTTTTCTACTTTTTCTTTTCACCTTTCATTCTATATATTTCTTTCCATTTTAAGTTTAAATATCATCCCTTGAgaaatataaaacatatattgtACGACAATGAGttcacaattaaataaatatggatGACAATATCAAAACTATGGAGTATAATATTACAAGAAGCAGCAGCTCTTCGTTGCAGCTGAAAAGGAAGACTTCGTTCTTTTAACTTGCGCTCGCTAGCAGTGGCTACATACGTTGGGGCAGTGGATACGTTTGATTTACGTCTTGCCTCGGATGAAGTGGGGACCGCAGCTGAAGAGGCTGCTGGCCGCCACCACGTAGATTGATTGGCTTATGAGTAGATCTTACCTTTAGCTGATCTCTAGGTAATGCCTCCGCAGCGCCATCGATTCTTTCCAAGGTCTCCACAATTTCTTGCATTGATGGTCTGTTCTTTGGTTCATTCTCGAGACAATATAGTGAAAGCTCAGCTATTTGCAATGCACATCTCGAGGGATATTTTCCTTCCAACCGAGAGTCCATAACGTTCTTCAACTTCCTCCTGTCAGTTAGATGTGGCTTGATCCATTCAACCAGTTTTTCTTTCCCGTTTGGACGATTTCCGTCAAGTGTCCGTAACCCTGTTAGCATCTCTGCTAAGACGACACCGAAACCGTATACATCACTCTTGACGTACAAATGCCCTGCCCCAGGAACGCAGATCATAGACAAGAAAATAGAAATGCCGTTAATGTGTGTAACCACATTTTGAACTCTTTATTCTGTTGTTTGCTTTCCGGAGCTATTGTGGAAGAAATTAGCTCACAAGTATGAAGTAGCGTAGTGATTACCTGTGGCGACATATTCAGGAGCAGCATAACCGTTGGTCCCCATTACCTGCGTCGTTACATGGGATTTACTTTCTGTTGGACCCATTTTCGCGAGACCGAAATCTGATAACTTGGCGTGGTATGACTGAGAGCAGACGAAAAAGTAAACCAACATCACAAAGATCAGATTATCAAAAAAATTTGAACCATAGGAAATATTTCATTTCTTGCAAGAAAATTCACCACAACAAGAGTGGTTGTCcatgtataaataaatatacaatGCACGTGGCACAGAACAAATGATATAAAGAACAGAAATGAAAGCCtatcataattatatatatcttgAAAACATTAACGAAAAGATATAAATGTTACAAAACAAGAGAGCTATAGTGATACGAAGTGTGAAACAGTAGCTTACCCCATCAAGCAATATGTTGGACGCCTTGAAGTCTCTGTAGATTACTTTTCTATCCGAAGCATGCAAGAATGCAAGACCACGAGCTGCTCCGATCAATATCTTAAGCCTAACGTCCCATGGAAGTGGCTGAACAGCGGAACCCCCTAAACCCAAGaatctaaatcatcaaaaatcCATATACAAATTAGCGGTCCTCCAATTCAAACCATCGACACACTTACTTCCGAACAGATGGTTCTCTAAGCTCCCTTTTGCCATGAACTCATAGACCAGCAATAGCTCTATGCCCTCCCAGCAGTAGCCCAGCAGCTTCACCAGATTGGGATGAGAAAGTCTTCCAAGGAAATTTATCTCGGACTGAAGAATTCATATTGATTAGATTTAATGATCAGAAATccacaaaattaaaaaaacactGGTTAAACTAGGATTGGAAGAGACCTGCCATTCTTGAAATCCCTGGGTGCTTTCCGAATTCAACTTCTTGACAGCAATAACTGTTCTTTCCCCATTTGTTCCCATGAGCCATCCCTTGTACACTTTGCCGAATCCACCTTCGCCCAGCAGCGTATCACTTCTGAAATTTCTGGTGGCGGCCTTGAGCTCTGAGAAAGAGAAGACTCTCAAGTTGGGTTGGGATAACATCTGGCCGGCGGCGGAAGCAGGGGAGCTCATATCATGATCGCTCCCGGAAAATATGCTGCTGTTCCCAGAAACATTAGCGCTCTTGCTCGACGTAGACATCGTTGTAGTCGCCACTGCATcacatcacacacacacacacacacacaccgtCAGCATCAATTTCCATTCACAAATTAATTCACAcataatacatacatatatacacgcgaacatatataaatatatatatcggATTAATCAGAAAACATTGTCGGATAACCTGAACTCCACTGGCTGCTGGTGGCGGAGGGCTGGCCCTGGTTAGCGTAGCTGTTAACAATGGCCGATCTACTGCCACTGCGGCTCAAACAAATCCCCATGTGCACGCCACACCAATACAATTCAATCCTGAACTTGAGACCTGTTTATTCAATGGGAGAAGTATATTCATCCACTGATCAAATTTCTTGGATTTGAGCAGAAATGGAGGGTCTGGGAAGATTGTTTCGATCAACTCTTATGGGAGTCGGTCTACGTCCTAGTTCGTAATAAATGGGAAGGCATGAAAACCGATCGAAACATGGCGAGATGAAAGTCAAAAGTCAAAGAGTGTGAACGTAGAAATCATCAAggaagacttgttccaaatgTAGTTTTACATCATACAAACGTGATGATTAAGATAtatcaattatatatttttatttaaaattatttagtaTAATCTTATGAACCTATTCACATGTTTATGTTAAAATCTATTCTTAACTATTTAacatacataatttttttatgaaattgatttattttatCTCTTGATTATTTATTAGGATACAATACAATAATTTGTTCACTTAGAATAATCAAAAATTAGTGTTTGAGTTGATatacggtttttaaaaaaattggagtTGGACtgttaccactagctatagatTTTGATGAAACGGAAAGCGTTCGTTCTTAcgattggtatcagagctaaagTCACAACTTCGATTCTCGTTATTTACAATGAGTGTAATTATTGTGAGAGATATTATTTGGTACAATAATTATCTCTGCTAAGTAGATAAATCGAAATGAGGTGTTTAAGTTAGcatacaatttaaaaaaaatttgagtaaTATCATTATCGCTATGTACAGTTTTTGGTAAAACGAGAAATACTATGTCATATATGGAACCGAAACCGAACAAATGATATTAATATGAATATCTTATGCGTCAAAATTATATCAATATCCAAATTGAATAGGaaaaattaatatgattaaaagcattttatttattttataagattAAAGGAAAGATGACAGAGGAAAAGGTAGGCTTTCTAAAATAtactaaaattaataataataaaacattCAAATAAAAGATCGATAATCTCATTTCCTAGCTGACTTCCAATTGTGTTTCGTATTGCATTCGATTTTCAAAGTCAAGAACTTGAACACAAACACACACTATATAACTGCTCCgtcttttatattatattatattatattatattatcgAAAACAATATATTATCGTGTTATTACGATAACTTTAAAAAaagatatttttcatttttggttTAAAGAAAAAACGAAGAATCATTTTTTTGAAGTTGCAAATaccctttatatatatatatttttaagacGATCCAACTCTTGACTCGACTATAATTAATTGTGTTTTTCATTTTGCACCCAAAAGTCTCTTTCCCTTGGCAGGCTCAATTTCAAGTTCATCACTACACATTATTAATTGCAAAAAGACCCTTTATGGtatttaaaatttgctaaaatgGATGAAAAACCAATCATTTAAAGATCTTATAGCTAGAAGCTCCTTTGAAATGCGtgttattaaaattaaaattatagacAAGAACCTCATGTCGATAAATATTTCATCGTATATTACGTAGGATTATGTATATACTTGAGACATGGATTATATTAATcaagaaagaaaatatatatttcgatatattaatatcaatgtTCTAAAAAACGTTTAAACAATGCTTATCTTGCTTAAACTCTAATACGCCCTAAACTCGATTAAGCAACATTTTTTATAACacataatttcattttttttttattttaatgagACACTCTTTAATTAGATAGTCGAATTTAAAATTATTCTATTAAGTCATACGGTCTCTACTCTCTCGGTTTTGAATTCCTTGGTCAATTGAAATTATTCTTCAAGGCAAGacaataattaattataaaaaacaatgaaattatatataataagaaaataGGGGGAGAGGGaaaaaaaacaatataaaatagTTACTTGAATCCATCTCAgcttaaaaatataaacaaagacacaacttcattatttttaagaaatatttataaagtggCTAATCCAAAACGCTTCCCCGTGGAAGACGGAAGTTAAGAAtataatttgtattttttttataattttggtCCTGATCAAAATTGTAACTTCTATGTAAataggaaaaagaaaaattataatactaaaaatatattttttcttaaaaaatttatcattcaaaagaaaaattataatactaaaaatatattttttcttaaaaaatttatCATTCAAATGTTCAAAGTTGGACGTTGCCAACATTTTCTCACTAGCTCCAATCTTGAACATTTACTTAACCTTTAGCGTTAATTGTGACAGCGTTTCTCAAACACAAGTCAatacatgaaaaaaaatattccacCACATAAATAAAGTTTGTTGTTGagctatattattaaaaaaattgtatattataaattaatttgagtGATCCACATTTTActcataaaaaatatcattttctaaaaatataaaatatcaaatttttatattaaaaaaaattgtatcaaCGAACGTCATTAAATATTGTTGTCAAAACAGaatatctttatttttctaCTTCTATCttcttttttcaaattttaatttacggTATAAAATCAAGTTTCAGactttgtgtaaaaaaataacttACTTAAAAgagtccatgaaaaaatattattttttttaaaaaatatgataacTAACTCATCGTCATGAATCATGATGACTAACGTGTGTGTGAGATTTAAAACACCACCGAAATATTCTAAAAATTTGTTCTTTATGCTATACGATAAAAGGCAAACCAAAACTCGGCAACATTGTCCTATTATTACATAATATTAACCGAACTATATCGCATACACACACAGAGAGAGAGAGGCGGATCATATAATATTCCATGATCGGCTAGTCTTATTATTGATGTTGCTATCTAAGCAGTAGCTGTGCACGTGGGACAGGCACACCCTGCGCCACACTTGCAAAAGGCCTTCCCTGTCCCGCCGGAGGCCGTGGCACTGCTCTTCGAGCATGTACAAGGATTGCAGCCGCAGTGTTCCCCGCACGAGCACTGCTTGTGTTCCATATTGTTGGGATCTCCACCCGAGCACCTGCATCCATCCGATTGATAAACTAATTAAATCCACTCCCACCATTCGTGGATAATATCAATTAGCGGGTGTGTTCATGCGTACGTACCTACAAGTGACGCCGCCAGGGCACGGCGAAGGACACCCGCACCTGTCGTCACACGCGGCACCTCTTCCTCTAATGTCCGCCATTACTGTCTTCTTAATTACGAGGCTTACATTCTTATCTGCTACTATATATAAGGAGGCGGTGGTGCTCTCGAGAATGGACGTTTGGCAAAAACGTGGGCAACAAAATTACACTTGTCCAGCATGCACGTCCCGTGTCCTCATTTTACTCACCATTCACCACGTACAAACtagtttatatttatatatgtctATATCCCGTTACCATTTTCTTGCCTTCTTGTATATTTTATTACACTTCATTGCGTGTCGTTCATCCACACTatgcaaatattttttttaatcaatttttGTCTGCTTCGAACTTTTAACAAATCGTTCCAACATGTTTGCTACACAAACTTTGCACCAATTTTCTGCTACAAGCAATCATTCCTACTACCACTTGAAATAATCCATGAATgacaaacataaataaatatagaGGCGGCAAAATGTATATAAATTGCAATTTAAACCCAACCATTCATCATATTTCATGTATAAAAGGCAGTGGCATTACATCATATTATCAAGAAAGACCGAAATATATATGTTGCTACAAACTGAAGTGTTGTGTGTGCGTGGTTGAATTCAAGTACTGTCAACCAACACAATACCCAAATTCGGAACTATATGTATCTCTCTACTTGGTAACATCAGGGCAAGCCCTGCTAACTGGGTAAATCTTCATCAAATGCATACGCTTTAGTCTCACAAGTGCCACCCGTTTCGAAAGTAAATCCATCCACATCAAGTAAATCACCATTGTTCTCTGTGAATCAGAAACATCTTCAAATCGGGGCTATTGTTTTGCTAAATAATTGGGCTggtcaataaaataaaatagcaaGAATTCGGTGTACCAAAATGGTAGACTGACATTGCTGAACTCGCAGCCAGTCTGATCGCTATGGTGTCTTTCAAGCCTGATAACgaaatgatttgattgttattggATAACCAACAAGTTTAGATgttaatctcaataacaataaaggaaaaaaaaacccaaaaaatCTAACATAGCTTCCCAAAAAAATAGATTGAAATCTGAAGAGACGCATAATCATCTACTACCAAAtgctgaaaaaaaaaattatagatgTCCATtgacatatatatgttttatgtcCATTGACATATATATGTTTGTCCAACACCAAGTACATATCTCCTTCTCATGGATGGACATCTTTAGATGAGAAAATCAACATGCCTTGAATGAGTTTTTACCACATCTTTCAGGTTTGGTAAAGTAGCATCAAGCCATTGTTTTGTCTACCTTTACATTGATTTTTGACTAAATAATTGTTCCCAGAAGATGAATCAAGTGACAAATGCTTCGATAACTATTGTACAGAGGAAAACTGAGAATTACGTTTCGCCCAAAAAATAATAACAAGTCGGTATACTTATTGTCTGAACTACTCGCAATCAATTTATTCACACCTTGACAGAGAAAATCTCCAGGAGGGAGTACCAAGTCCCCAGAACCCCAAGAAAAACACCCAAGATAATAAGACCCCAATCAGCACTAGCTTGTCTCCAGCTCATGTCTTCCTTGAATGCTAGATAATGGAACAGCGCGGGCAAAACGAACCCAAGAGCACAGCAGGTGCTACTGCCCACCAACGACAAAAAATCAGCGAAATTTGGAACAAATAGTGCAACTAAACTTACAACCAGCACAAGAATCCATCTCATCCACAAGCAGTAATTCCCCGCCCAGAACCTCCTCTCAAACACTTCATAAACCGGGTTCATCATCAATGGGAATGTAAAGAACAAATTTATGCAGAGGCCTAGCTGAACCGAAGTGCTCAACAATCCTTTCCCCATGTTGGCTGTGATTATATCCTTTGTGTTCTCACCAAACGCAAAGTAACCCATCGCTCCAAATGCCCCATACATGGCAGCAATGAAAAGCATGGCCAACCCCAAAATCTTACCAAACTTGGACTTGTCCTTCATCTCCGACTCCAAAGGCAATGCCATTCCAATCCCCTCAAACGAATACACTGCCACTCCTAATCCATAAAAGAAGGTGGAAAGAGTTCCAAACGCCTCAACCACTGGCATTTGCTTCATGAATATCAGGAAATCCTCAACAATCACAACACCCATAGCCGCTAAGTCCACAATATCCGCGAAGATGCTGAGGGGCGCCAAAAGGGTCAGCGATGCAATCGAATTCAAGCCCAATTGAAAGGGAAAACAAGTCCAAATATAAAGGCTCTTGGTGCTTACTCCCCAGATCTTAGGCCCAACCAATAAGGAGGAGGAGGAATTGAAAAGATTGACGAGAGTGTCCGAAATGAAAATGAGATAGCCAACACAAAATCCAGCTTGGGACAGAACGATCATGAAATCAACGGCACATCTGCCAATGGAACCAGAAACAGCGAAACCCAGATCGCCAAAAGAAGCAATCGCATAGGAGGAATCCCCAAGCTTGTGACGGGTTCTGATTAGGAGCATCATCCCATGATAGGTGAGGGCGGCGACAACGAGAATCATGAGGAGACTAGTGAGCCAACCCGTACGCATGAAGGTATAAGGGAGGCCAAGAACGCCGGCCCCAACGATGGATATAAAGACATTTGCGAAAGTTTTGAGCTGAGAAGACAGAGCGTGGGGCTTGTGGCCGGAAGGAAGCAATAGAGGTGTGTCCTCTGTGGGCAGCGCATTCGACGATGAGCCGGCTTCCTTTCCTTTCTCAAACCCCATCACCATCAATAGCTTCCGATTATCGGTCTTCGGCTTTGGGATGATAATGACGGATCTAGCTACGCAGAGATCTTATGCATATACTCGTAATccgttttataattttttttttttttaaaaaaaaaacaaatccgtttttataattaaaaaagaaaaaataaataaatgacaaaatatttttaaaaaaataaatattgcttatatatatttttctaataattttatttataaatgacaaaatattttttaaaaaataaatattgcttatatatatttttctaataattttatttatatccaAATGAGTAATATCATAGTTTTACAAAAATAGTAAAGAATATAATGTTATTTGaaatgttgaattttttttttattttagtagTAAACatccaatttttaaaaattagtaTAAAAGATAAGATCACAAGTTCAATTTCTACTGACGGTCATAATTACAAAGAGAAATTGTTGATGTACAATAATTATCTTCATTTGATTGAtcaattaaaatatgatatttggATTGACGtaagatttaaaagatttgacttACGTCATATTTAACAATTATAGATTCGGATAAAAGGACCAATGTTAAACCatccaataaaataataaaataagttTTATAATAATGATACCTCGGAATTGCATTGAATCCGAGGAATGAGAATGTGACAAATCCGTAAAAGCCAGCAATTtgttatattttgatatatcaataattattcttataatatttaattaaaaacccCTTTGAATATAACAAATTAAGTAAATCGTGTGTCGATTTTgattatttcaaaaattaaaatccaATGTAATTATTAAAAACAAAACGATATTGACAAaatgattattgtttattataTTATCTTTTATTGGGATGCCGATGCTGTAGAAAGCAATGgactataaaaatataaaatacataCATGGCcggaaatttaattttatttttaattttttccctATCAAAGTTATAAGTTGATGGGAATTAATACATAAAAAAACACATGCTAATTGATAAGCACTATATTCATTTTTGTTTCGTTATAATTTTTTGGTATCGATTAAGATGAAAGAGTCGAGACAGAGGTTAGATGGCCTTGCTGGATTAATGATTCAACACAATCATCAAACATGTCTTGAATTGATCTGAACTTCATTCCTAAACCCTTCAGTTTCGACACATTGAAATCATAGTATGGTCTGTCCAGTTTCTCGAACCTGCGAAAACGAAAAAAGTTGCAACATCAGATTCAACATGGATTCTCAAATGGTGACGGCAGATTTCTCACCTTTTGGGAATGGGTAGTGCAGGATAGCGTGCTGATAGAATTGATGCCAATTCATTGTTGTCCAGAACAGCTGAGCTGCAAAGATACCGCCCTTTCGCATTCTCGTTCTCAAAAACAACAATATGGCTCAACGCAACATCATCTATGTGAACATATCCCATTCTTCCATGCCACTGAAACTTCTCTGTTTCTCctggtgtgtgtgtgtcagTGTTTTTTTTAAGGAGACAGGAAAAAACGAGAAGTCAGTTACTCGGAATTCGGAAGTCAGTTTTGTTCTAATCATCTTGATCTTAGATTCTTAATCAAGTGTTATGTTATCCATGACTACCTCTGAGCAAGCCAAGTACATCGGCTGAAGTAGAACAAAGAACAGGGGGCAAACAGGGTCCAATCACAAATGAAGGCAGAACAGTGACCAGATTGATTTTGTTGTTCTCACTGAATTCCCACGCAGCTTTTTCTGCTAGAGTTTTTGATATCGCATACCAAATCTAGTAGGAACAAACAACCCATAAAAAAGGCGCATATGTATGAGATACTAacgaaagcatatataaaagATATTCAAGGCTGCTACTTATTGGAATACCTTGTGTTTTTCACACAGCTCCACAGAGCTCCAAGATGACTCATCCAATGGTACATCTGGGTCAAAATCTTCTCTTGCCCTCACTGTTGATGAAGATGAGGTTAGAACCACACGCCTCAAAGCTGGATTTCTTTTGCAAGAGCGTAACACATTGAGAGTGCCATCAATTGCAGGTTTCAATATTTCTGCCTGCCAGAAATCAAAATCAATGCTTGTCTCATGGAGAATATATAGAGTATTTCAGATAGGGAGTATACAAAGCATGCCTCTGGATCAGAAGTATGATGCCCTAAAACAGGTGAAGCAGTATGAAACACTCCAACACAGCCCA from Primulina eburnea isolate SZY01 chromosome 17, ASM2296580v1, whole genome shotgun sequence carries:
- the LOC140818105 gene encoding amino acid transporter AVT3B-like — translated: MVMGFEKGKEAGSSSNALPTEDTPLLLPSGHKPHALSSQLKTFANVFISIVGAGVLGLPYTFMRTGWLTSLLMILVVAALTYHGMMLLIRTRHKLGDSSYAIASFGDLGFAVSGSIGRCAVDFMIVLSQAGFCVGYLIFISDTLVNLFNSSSSLLVGPKIWGVSTKSLYIWTCFPFQLGLNSIASLTLLAPLSIFADIVDLAAMGVVIVEDFLIFMKQMPVVEAFGTLSTFFYGLGVAVYSFEGIGMALPLESEMKDKSKFGKILGLAMLFIAAMYGAFGAMGYFAFGENTKDIITANMGKGLLSTSVQLGLCINLFFTFPLMMNPVYEVFERRFWAGNYCLWMRWILVLVVSLVALFVPNFADFLSLVGSSTCCALGFVLPALFHYLAFKEDMSWRQASADWGLIILGVFLGVLGTWYSLLEIFSVKA
- the LOC140818075 gene encoding probable serine/threonine-protein kinase PIX13; translated protein: MGICLSRSGSRSAIVNSYANQGQPSATSSQWSSVATTTMSTSSKSANVSGNSSIFSGSDHDMSSPASAAGQMLSQPNLRVFSFSELKAATRNFRSDTLLGEGGFGKVYKGWLMGTNGERTVIAVKKLNSESTQGFQEWQSEINFLGRLSHPNLVKLLGYCWEGIELLLVYEFMAKGSLENHLFGRGSAVQPLPWDVRLKILIGAARGLAFLHASDRKVIYRDFKASNILLDGSYHAKLSDFGLAKMGPTESKSHVTTQVMGTNGYAAPEYVATGHLYVKSDVYGFGVVLAEMLTGLRTLDGNRPNGKEKLVEWIKPHLTDRRKLKNVMDSRLEGKYPSRCALQIAELSLYCLENEPKNRPSMQEIVETLERIDGAAEALPRDQLKVRSTHKPINLRGGGQQPLQLRSPLHPRQDVNQTYPLPQRM
- the LOC140818374 gene encoding tetraketide alpha-pyrone reductase 1-like; translation: MNQMPEVKGKVCVTGAAGFLASWLIKRLLSSGYHVIGAVRHPGDEKKVEHLWKLDGAKERLRLGRGDLMIEGSFDEAIMGCVGVFHTASPVLGHHTSDPEAEILKPAIDGTLNVLRSCKRNPALRRVVLTSSSSTVRAREDFDPDVPLDESSWSSVELCEKHKIWYAISKTLAEKAAWEFSENNKINLVTVLPSFVIGPCLPPVLCSTSADVLGLLRGETEKFQWHGRMGYVHIDDVALSHIVVFENENAKGRYLCSSAVLDNNELASILSARYPALPIPKRFEKLDRPYYDFNVSKLKGLGMKFRSIQDMFDDCVESLIQQGHLTSVSTLSS